One window from the genome of Cryptomeria japonica chromosome 6, Sugi_1.0, whole genome shotgun sequence encodes:
- the LOC131062616 gene encoding probable inactive receptor kinase At1g27190, which yields MAKIPSVDVVSWVLFQLLLCSIPCHSLLQTPEFDEDDIKCLNQTKAELTDPNQSLFTWRFGNSSHGFICNFVGIQCWHNDDGKVLSTKLPGMELSGHFPSGLKYCGSMTNLDLSSNSLSGSIPKDLCKWLPFLVQIDLSSNQFTGSIPPELANCTYLNVLHLNDNQLSGSIPWELTRLERLNDLNFANNMLTGPIPAKWASNSSDFFSGNPGLCSKPLSKGCAEGSSSNMGVVIGGAAAGVLVVCLLGFAFWWYFIRLTPEKLAALKDENKWAKRIKGPKSIQLHMFEKPIVKIRLADLMTATNDFSPDNIIGTGRTGTVYKAVLADGSVLAIKRLKPSPQTEKQFKSEMNTLAHLRHRNLVPLLGYCVAGQEKLLVYKHMVKGNLWECLHNEHSLDWTSRLKIGIGAARGLAWLHHSCNPRVIHRNISSSSILLDEDYEPRITDFGLARLMNPVDTHLSTFINGDFGDLGYVAPEYMRTLVATLKGDVFSFGVVLLELVTGQKPIDVVTGDESFKGNLVDWITQLSNNGHVKEAIDKSLVGNGHDDELLQFLRVACACVLSGPKERPSMYEVYQLLRAIGEKYNFSDQNDEIPLATGTTDADYSDELIVARDTV from the coding sequence ATGGCTAAGATTCCAAGTGTTGATGTCGTGAGTTGGGTTTTATTCCAGCTGCTGCTATGCTCGATTCCGTGCCACAGCCTTCTCCAAACACCAGAGTTCGACGAAGATGACATCAAATGCCTCAACCAGACGAAAGCAGAATTGACAGATCCAAACCAGTCCCTTTTCACTTGGCGGTTTGGGAACAGCAGTCATGGGTTCATATGCAACTTTGTTGGAATTCAGTGCTGGCACAACGACGATGGGAAAGTGCTGAGCACAAAGCTGCCTGGCATGGAGCTTTCGGGACATTTCCCTAGCGGGTTGAAGTACTGTGGGAGTATGACTAACCTGGATCTCTCTAGCAATAGTCTTTCAGGCTCCATCCCAAAGGATCTCTGCAAATGGCTTCCATTTCTTGTCCAGATTGATCTCTCGTCAAATCAGTTTACTGGGTCGATCCCCCCTGAGCTCGCGAATTGTACTTATCTGAATGTCCTTCACCTGAATGACAACCAACTTAGCGGCTCGATTCCATGGGAATTGACCCGGCTGGAGCGGCTCAACGACTTAAATTTTGCGAATAATATGCTCACAGGCCCAATACCCGCTAAGTGGGCCTCTAATAGCTCCGACTTTTTCTCGGGTAACCCTGGCCTATGCAGCAAACCCTTAAGCAAGGGATGCGCGGAAGGTAGCTCTTCTAATATGGGTGTTGTTATTGGGGGAGCAGCTGCAGGAGTATTGGTAGTTTGCTTGCTTGGCTTTGCCTTCTGGTGGTATTTTATCAGGCTCACTCCGGAGAAACTGGCGGCGCTCAAGGACGAGAACAAATGGGCAAAGAGGATTAAGGGCCCCAAGTCCATCCAGCTCCACATGTTTGAGAAACCCATTGTGAAAATCAGGCTTGCAGATCTGATGACTGCTACAAATGATTTTAGCCCGGATAACATCATAGGCACGGGCAGGACAGGGACAGTGTACAAGGCTGTTCTGGCTGATGGATCTGTGCTGGCAATAAAAAGGCTGAAACCCTCTCCCCAAACAGAGAAGCAATTCAAGTCAGAAATGAATACTTTGGCCCACTTGAGGCACAGGAATCTGGTTCCTCTTCTGGGCTACTGTGTTGCCGGGCAAGAGAAGCTGTTGGTGTACAAACACATGGTGAAAGGAAACTTGTGGGAGTGCTTGCACAATGAACACAGCTTGGACTGGACTAGCAGGCTCAAAATCGGAATTGGTGCTGCTAGAGGTTTGGCATGGCTTCATCACAGTTGCAATCCTCGTGTCATTCACCGCAATATAAGTTCAAGCAGTATCCTTCTTGACGAAGACTATGAGCCAAGAATAACGGATTTTGGACTGGCAAGGCTTATGAATCCAGTAGATACTCATCTCAGCACTTTTATCAATGGTGATTTTGGTGATTTAGGGTATGTAGCTCCTGAATACATGCGCACTTTAGTTGCTACTTTGAAAGGGGATGTGTTTAGCTTCGGAGTTGTTCTTCTGGAATTAGTCACAGGGCAAAAACCTATAGATGTTGTAACTGGAGACGAAAGTTTCAAGGGTAACCTGGTAGATTGGATTACTCAGCTTTCAAATAATGGCCATGTCAAGGAAGCTATTGACAAATCTCTGGTGGGTAATGGACATGATGATGAGCTTCTGCAATTCTTGAGGGTCGCCTGTGCGTGTGTTCTGTCTGGGCCTAAGGAAAGGCCTTCAATGTATGAGGTCTATCAGTTGCTCAGAGCTATTGGTGAAAAGTACAATTTTTCAGACCAGAATGACGAGATTCCATTGGCAACTGGAACGACTGATGCTGACTATTCCGACGAGCTTATAGTGGCAAGGGATACGGTATGA